From the Paenibacillus sp. MMS20-IR301 genome, the window CGTTGGATCAGACTCAGCGCAAAAACTGGAATGAGAATCATAAGGTACTCACAGGGTTACTCTCCAAGCCGCAGTCACATGCCGCAGCCGTCAGTCTGTTTCTGGAGCTGCACACTGCCCTGTACGCTTCCGGGCCAGCCGGTGCAGAGCAGCCCGGATATGAAGACCTGCTATGGCATAATATCCGTGAAACGACACTGCGCAGCTACCCGGTGCATACTCCCGGGAGCCGTAATTCAATAGTCTGGCATCTCTGGCACAGTGCGCGGATTGAGGATATCACGATGAATATCCTTGGGGCAGACCGTGAACAGGTGATGCACTCGGACCATTACGCTGAGAGCCTGCAGACCTCCTTCATCCATTCCGGAAACGGAATGAGCGAGCAGGATGTCGCCAGGCTCAGCGCAGAGATCCAGCTGGAGGCTCTCGCCGCCTACCGCCATGCCGTCGCCGTCCGGACCCGTTCCTTCATCTCGGCGACCGAGCCGGGGCAATTTGCCACCAAAGCGACCCCGGCACAGTTCCTGAGAATCCGGGAGGAACAGGCTGTACTGGAAAGCGAGCAGTGGCTGCTTGATTACTGGGGCGGCAAAACACTTGCCGGACTGATCCTCATGCCGGCAACACGGCATAATTTCGTCCATCTTAACAAAGCGATGCGGGCGAAGCAGAAGCTACAGCCGGAATGAGCGGAAGCCGTCAGGGCGGGTCCCTGATCCCGGACTGTCCGCTTCCTTCAGCAGGAGCCCCCTTCCTCCCTGTCTTCAATTGCACGCAAAAGAGCGTGACCGGAAACCTATCCGGTCACGCTCTTTTATTCCCCGAAATGCTGCGTTATCTTCCGCAGCCCAGACTGCCCACCAGTGTCGGCTGCAGCTGCGCAACCTCTTCGGCTGAAGGCTGTCTTCCATTCGCCAGGCCGCTGGCAATCGACATCATCAGCTTGATCCGGTTCGCCTGGTTCACCACGCTGACTCCGGCATCATAGTCAATGGCGACGATATTCGCGCCCGGATACAGCTCCTTCAGCCCCTTGATCATGCCCCGGCCGGTAATATGATTCGGCAGGCAGGCAAACGGCTGAATGCAGGCGATATTGTTCACCCCGTTATCCAGCAGATCCATCATTTCTGCCGTCAGGAACCAGCCTTCGCCCATCTGGTTGCCTGCGGAGACCAGGCGCCCCGCCTTCTCGGCGAGACCATAAATATTCTCGCGCCCTTTGGCCAGTCCCGCCTGCTCCAGCGCTACCTTTACCGGCTTGCGGTAAATCTCCAGATAGGAGATCAGCATGGGATTGATGTAGCCCAGGCGTTTGCTTTTGCCGAACTGCTCGGCTTTGTAAATCGGGTTATACACACAATAGAAGATGAAGTCCAGGAAGTCCGGCATTACGGCTTCCCCGCCCTCAGCCTCAATCATCTCAATAATCCGGTTGTTGGCATCAGGATGGAATTTGATCAGAATCTCCCCGACAATCCCGACCCGCGGCTTATCCGCTGAAGTAATGGCCAGCCTGGAGAATTCGGCAACAATCTCACGGCTCAGCCGTTTGTACTCCCGGAACGAGAAGTTCGACAGGCTGTTCTTGCAGCGCTCCATCCCCTTGCGGAATAGTGCCTCTGCGCTTCCCGGAACAATCTCGTAAGGCCGGAAGTGATAGAGCAGACGCATCATCAGATCGCCGTAGCAGGCCGCAGCAATCAGCCGGTTGGCAAGCTTCAGGCTGATGCGGAAGCCCGGCTGATTCTCCATGCCCGAGGCATTTAATGAAATGACCGGAATCTGCCCCAGATTCGAATCCTTGAGCGCCTTGCGCAGCAGTGAGATGTAGTTCGTCGCCCGGCAGCCGCCGCCGGTCTGGGACATAATAACCGCCGTACGGTCCGGATCATATTCCCCGCTCTTGAGCGCGGACAGCATCTGCCCGATCGTCACAATCGCCGGATAGCAGGCATCGTTATTAACGTACCGCAGGCCCTCCTCCGTCTCCTCCGGCCCCGTGGTTACGAGCACCTTCAGCCGGTAGCCAGCGTCACGGAAGACCCGTTCAAACAGCTCGAAATGAACCGGTGACATCTGCGGAGCCAGAATGGTATAGGTTTCCTTCATTTCCTTCGTGAACGGTACATTGGCCTGAGTCTTGTAGAGCAGCTGCGGCTGTACATCGCTTCTCTCCCGCTCGCGCATCGCGGCCAGCAGGGAACGCAGACGGATGCGTGCAGCTCCCAGGTTGCTGATTTCATCGATTTTGATCAGCGTGTAGACCTTGTTATGACGCTCCATAATCTCCTGGACAGCATCACAGGTAATCGCATCGATCCCGCAGCCGAAGGAAGTCAGCTGGACAAGCTCAAGATCGCTTCGTCCTGCAGCGAGCCGGGCCGCACGGTACATCCGCGCATGATAAGTCCACTGGTTGACTACCCCCACATCACCTTCACTGTGGTCCAGATGGCAGACCGAATCCTCAGTCAGTACGGCAAGACCCATACCGGTAATCATATCGGCGATGCCGTGATTGATCTCCGGGTCAGCGTGGTACGGATGTCCGCAAAGCAGAATGCCTTTGGTTCCGGTCTCTGAGAGGAAGACCAGTGTTTCCTCGCCCTTGGTGCGGACGTCACTCTTCGCCTGATCGGCTTCGGCCAGCCCGGCCTGCACAGCAGCGGCAATCTCTTCCCTCGGAACCTCCGCAAAGGTTTTCACCAGCACCCGGGTTAATGCCGGAATATCATCGAAGGTCAGAAACGGGCTGACGAGCGGAACCCCCTGCTCCTTCAGGCCATCCATATTGTTACGGATTACCTCGGGGTAAGAGGCTACTACCGGACAATTGAAATGATTCTGGGCTGCGTCATCCTCTTTCTTCTCATACACAACCGCCGGATAAAAGATGAAATCGACGCCTTTGCCGATCAGGCTCTGCACATGCCCGTGGGCCATCTTGGCCGGATAGCAGATGGATTCAGAAGGAATGGTATCCATTCCGCTCTCATACAGCTTCTTGCTGGATTTCGGCGACAGCACCGTCCGGAAGCGCAAGGCAGTGAAGAAGGTATGCCAGAACGGGAAATTCTCGAACATATTCATCGTCCGCGGAATCCCGACTGTTCCCCGCACAGCCGCCTCTTCCGGCAGCCCTTCATAGTCGAAGAAGCGCTCATATTTGTATTGCATCAGGTTCGGGAGGGTGTTCTTCTCTTTCTTGCCGCCCGCCCCGCGTTCACAGCGGTTGCCGGTCACATGGAAGCTCTTGTCCGGGAAGCGGCTGATTGTCAGCGCGCAGTTGTTGGCGCAGCGGCTGCAGCGGCCGGGAGCTACTGAGTATTGGAACGTCTCCAGCTCATCCGGTCCCAGAATCGTACTGAACCCTTGCGCACCGGCCTGATCCTTGGCAATCAGCGCACAGCCGTACGCACCCATGACTCCAGCAATATCCGGACGTACCACCGTTCTGCCGGTCAGCAGCTCGAACGCCCGCAGGACGCCTTCATTGTAGAAGGTCCCGCCCTGAACGATAATATTGCGGCCCAAATCCTCAGGGTTGCGGATTTTGATTACCTTTTGCAGGGCATTCTTCACTACGGAATAGGCCAGCCCGGCCGACAGGTCAGCCAGGGAGGCCCCTTCCTTCTGCACCTGCTTCACTTTGGAATTCATGAACACGGTGCAGCGTGAGCCTAAGTTCACCGGCTTGCCTGACTCAAGGGCAGCAGCGGCAAATTCCTTGATATCCAGCTCCAGCGCAGACGCAAAGCTCTCCAGGAAGGAGCCGCAGCCTGCCGAGCAGGCTTCATTCAGCATCAGGCTGTCAATCGCACCGCCGCGGATCTTAATGCACTTCATATCCTGGCCGCCGATGTCGAGGATGAAATCGACCTCCGGCATGAACTTGGCAGCTGCCCTGTAATGGGCAACTGTCTCCACCTCGCCGCCGTCTGTCTTCAGCGCAGCCTTAATCAGGCCCTCGCCATAGCCTGTAGCATAAGCACCCGCGATATAGCAGCCGTCAGGCAGTATCCGGTAAATCTCCTTCAGCGCATCCGTGACTGACTGCAGCGGATTACCTTTATTGCTTCCATAGAAGGTATACAGAATTTCATCGGCTGACCCGGTAATTACCAGCTTCGTTGTTGTCGAGCCGGCATCAATTCCCAGATACACTGGTCCCAGGTAAGCGGACAGCTCCGAGCGCGGAGCAGTAGCGTTACCATGACGCAGCCGGAACGAGTCCAGCTCCTCCGGCGTTGCAAACAGCGGTGCCAGCTCGGCGTCCTCCGCACGGTCCTTGCTGAAATCGACAGCTTCAATGCGTGAGATCCAATCAGCCAGCGGCAGGATTAAGGGATCGCGCTGTGCAAGCGCCGAGCCGATGGCGACAAAATACTGCGAGTGCTCGGGGAACAGCACATCCCCCTCGCCCAGCCCCAGCGTCTCCGTGAACCGGTCACGCAAAGCGGACAGGAAGGTCAGCGGCCCGCCGAGGAAGGCTACCCGGCCGCGGATCGGCCGGCCGCAGGCAAGCCCGCTGATCGTCTGGTTGACGATGCTCTGGAAGATGGAAGCGGCCACATCCTCGCGGCGGGCTCCCTCATTCAGCAGCGGCTGCACATCGCTCTTGGCAAATACGCCGCAGCGTGAAGCGATGGGATAGATCCGCTCATGCTTCACGGCAAGCTCATTCAGCCCGCCGGGATCGGTCTGCAGCAGTGAGGCCATCTGGTCGATGAACGCTCCGGTACCGCCCGCGCAGGCGGTATTCATCCGCTGCTCGATCCCGCCGCTGAGATAGATAATCTTGGCATCCTCCCCGCCAAGCTCAATCGCCGTATCGCACTGCGGAATCCGTTCGCTGATGGCCTTGGTGCAGGCAATGACCTCCTGGACAAACGGAATCTCCCCCAGCTTGGATAAGGAGAGGCCGGAGGAGCCGCTTACCGTAAGAGCCGCCTCGCTGCCCGGGAATTTCCCCAGCACATCGGCCAGGAGCGAGAGCGCTGCTTTTTTTATATCACTGAAATGGCGTACGTAATCTTGATATAGTATTGTATCCCGCTGCATAACAACCAATTTGGCTGTAGTTGATCCGACATCAAGCCCAATCCGCAGTATCATCATGCCATCCCCCATGCCTTGCTCCAAATTTGAAGTAATATGAG encodes:
- a CDS encoding acyl-CoA dehydratase activase-related protein gives rise to the protein MLRIGLDVGSTTAKLVVMQRDTILYQDYVRHFSDIKKAALSLLADVLGKFPGSEAALTVSGSSGLSLSKLGEIPFVQEVIACTKAISERIPQCDTAIELGGEDAKIIYLSGGIEQRMNTACAGGTGAFIDQMASLLQTDPGGLNELAVKHERIYPIASRCGVFAKSDVQPLLNEGARREDVAASIFQSIVNQTISGLACGRPIRGRVAFLGGPLTFLSALRDRFTETLGLGEGDVLFPEHSQYFVAIGSALAQRDPLILPLADWISRIEAVDFSKDRAEDAELAPLFATPEELDSFRLRHGNATAPRSELSAYLGPVYLGIDAGSTTTKLVITGSADEILYTFYGSNKGNPLQSVTDALKEIYRILPDGCYIAGAYATGYGEGLIKAALKTDGGEVETVAHYRAAAKFMPEVDFILDIGGQDMKCIKIRGGAIDSLMLNEACSAGCGSFLESFASALELDIKEFAAAALESGKPVNLGSRCTVFMNSKVKQVQKEGASLADLSAGLAYSVVKNALQKVIKIRNPEDLGRNIIVQGGTFYNEGVLRAFELLTGRTVVRPDIAGVMGAYGCALIAKDQAGAQGFSTILGPDELETFQYSVAPGRCSRCANNCALTISRFPDKSFHVTGNRCERGAGGKKEKNTLPNLMQYKYERFFDYEGLPEEAAVRGTVGIPRTMNMFENFPFWHTFFTALRFRTVLSPKSSKKLYESGMDTIPSESICYPAKMAHGHVQSLIGKGVDFIFYPAVVYEKKEDDAAQNHFNCPVVASYPEVIRNNMDGLKEQGVPLVSPFLTFDDIPALTRVLVKTFAEVPREEIAAAVQAGLAEADQAKSDVRTKGEETLVFLSETGTKGILLCGHPYHADPEINHGIADMITGMGLAVLTEDSVCHLDHSEGDVGVVNQWTYHARMYRAARLAAGRSDLELVQLTSFGCGIDAITCDAVQEIMERHNKVYTLIKIDEISNLGAARIRLRSLLAAMRERERSDVQPQLLYKTQANVPFTKEMKETYTILAPQMSPVHFELFERVFRDAGYRLKVLVTTGPEETEEGLRYVNNDACYPAIVTIGQMLSALKSGEYDPDRTAVIMSQTGGGCRATNYISLLRKALKDSNLGQIPVISLNASGMENQPGFRISLKLANRLIAAACYGDLMMRLLYHFRPYEIVPGSAEALFRKGMERCKNSLSNFSFREYKRLSREIVAEFSRLAITSADKPRVGIVGEILIKFHPDANNRIIEMIEAEGGEAVMPDFLDFIFYCVYNPIYKAEQFGKSKRLGYINPMLISYLEIYRKPVKVALEQAGLAKGRENIYGLAEKAGRLVSAGNQMGEGWFLTAEMMDLLDNGVNNIACIQPFACLPNHITGRGMIKGLKELYPGANIVAIDYDAGVSVVNQANRIKLMMSIASGLANGRQPSAEEVAQLQPTLVGSLGCGR
- a CDS encoding DinB family protein, with the translated sequence MDQTQRKNWNENHKVLTGLLSKPQSHAAAVSLFLELHTALYASGPAGAEQPGYEDLLWHNIRETTLRSYPVHTPGSRNSIVWHLWHSARIEDITMNILGADREQVMHSDHYAESLQTSFIHSGNGMSEQDVARLSAEIQLEALAAYRHAVAVRTRSFISATEPGQFATKATPAQFLRIREEQAVLESEQWLLDYWGGKTLAGLILMPATRHNFVHLNKAMRAKQKLQPE